In the Hordeum vulgare subsp. vulgare chromosome 7H, MorexV3_pseudomolecules_assembly, whole genome shotgun sequence genome, one interval contains:
- the LOC123407332 gene encoding proteasome subunit beta type-5-A-like codes for MIPNLSALENHFGAAAAGGDDFAGLFSADAAGQLALEFPTCDDFDGFQKATKAMVNNKKGTTTLSFIFDKGVIVAADSRASMGGYISSQTVRKIIEINPYMLGTMAGGAADCQFWHRNLGVKCRLHELANKRRISIAGSSKTLANILYSYRGMGLSIGTMIAGFDETGPGLYYVDSEGARLKGSRFSVGSGSLYAYGILDEGYKFNMSVEEAAELARRAIYHATFRDGASGGCVSVYYVGPDGWKKLSGDDVGELHYHYYPVQAAPVEQEMAEAPSAST; via the exons ATGATCCCCAACCTCTCCGCCCTCGAGAACCACTTCGGCGCGGCCGCCGCCGGCGGCGACGACTTCGCCGGCCTCTTCTCCGCCGACGCCGCCGGCCAGCTCGCCCTCGAGTTCCCCACCTGCGACGAC TTCGACGGGTTCCAGAAGGCGACCAAGGCGATGGTGAACAACAAGAAGGGGACCACCACGCTCTCCTTCATCTTCGACAAGGGCGTCATCGTCGCCGCCGACTCCCGGGCCAGCATGGGCGGCTACATAT CTTCGCAAACTGTGAGAAAAATCATCGAGATTAATCCCTACATGCTGGGAACCATGGCTGGAGGTGCTGCTGATTGCCAATTTTGGCATAGAAACTTGGGGGTCAAG TGCCGGCTCCATGAGCTTGCGAACAAGCGAAGGATCTCTATTGCTGGTTCTTCAAAGACGTTGGCTAATATCCTTTATTCGTACCGCGGGATGGGACTTTCAATTGGTACAATGATTGCTGGATTTGATGAAACT GGTCCGGGCTTGTACTATGTTGATAGTGAGGGTGCAAGGCTCAAGGGAAGCCGGTTCTCTGTTGGTTCTGGCTCTCTATATGCTTATGGTATCTTGGATGAGGG TTACAAATTCAACATGTCAGTTGAGGAAGCTGCTGAGTTAGCACGGAGGGCTATTTATCATGCAACGTTCCGTGACGGAGCCAGTGGCGGCTGCGTTAGTG TGTACTACGTTGGCCCTGACGGATGGAAGAAGCTGTCCGGAGATGATGTCGGAGAGctgcactaccactactacccggTCCAGGCGGCTCCCGTCGAGCAAGAGATGGCCGAGGCCCCTTCCGCGTCAACCTGA
- the LOC123407333 gene encoding uncharacterized protein LOC123407333 yields the protein MTRRSRERRAAAGEGGQSAARPAAGPPHYDAYEERRLAEEVLYLHSLWRNGPPAPASAPAPPAGGSRPTRARPNQRKRRRIERPAAEPEGPGADWPLAPSPPASPSPASWPDAAPSSPAPRPQPQPSPASLAQRDALRAAEEFFSGRGSSDEDGDDEDDGSEPEDGGDAAAGFFLGLFERDAALRGYYERSHEEGEFRCMGCVGRKRKRKGRSQARRFRDCISLVHHARDAKHCGRPLAHRALAAVVCRVLGWDVKRLPSIVIDPRGTLGQALLAREGASAAVQEAKDNVDAGENGHKDAAKEDVGLEKNVSLTDDKKEDVDSAMNEGPLSDGDAAKEDVDSLMNEGPLSDGDAAKEDVDSIMNDGPLSDGDVAKEDVDKGKIGAPSNINDGEVHDQGNGTGTVEKEYDVVKAPAPTPPRGSRASTDRRKRRKIKCPDSPLAPSLPAPVSPSSRPDATLSSPAPRQQGREPSPSLLAQQDALHAAEAFFSRRGMSGEEDDDVNEAAGFFLGLFERDATLRGYYERSHKEGEFLCMGCVGMSVKRGGSRRFRDCASLVRHARAATRCGRLQAHRALAGVVCRVLGWNIKRLPSIVMDPRGTLGQALLVREGESTAQEAKGNVNIVDNDDTDAVKEDTNDIHPLSSKDTNDMDLLNSKGTNDMDLLNSKDTPKELCKAVQEEGAIGNKQEHAKSADDMGDTCNVRLENNSSKEEAVTENKEEHTDGVVDSGDDTGNLGNNLTDSSKS from the exons ATGACGCGCCGAAGCCGGGAACGGCGCGCGGCCGCCGGCGAGGGAGGCCAGTCGGCAGcgcgccccgccgccggcccCCCGCATTACGACGCCTACGAGGAGCGCCGCCTCGCCGAGGAGGTGCTCTACCTCCACTCCCTCTGGCGCAACGGCCCGCCCGCCCCCGCCTCGGCTCCCGCGCCACCCGCCGGAGGCTCCCGCCCCACCCGCGCTCGCCCCAACCAACGGAAGCGCCGCAGGATCGAGCGCCCCGCCGCGGAGCCCGAGGGACCCGGCGCCGACTGGCCCCTCGCGCCCTCCCCGCCCGCCTCCCCGTCCCCCGCATCCTGGCCcgacgccgccccctcctcccccgcgcccaGGCCGCAGCCGCAGCCTTCCCCCGCCTCGCTCGCGCAGCGGGACGCCCTCCGCGCCGCCGAGGAGTTCTTCTCCGGGCGCGGCTCCTCGGACgaggacggcgacgacgaggatgatggCTCCGAGCCGGAGGACGGCGGGGACGCGGCGGCGGGGTTCTTCCTCGGGCTGTTCGAGCGGGACGCCGCGCTGCGCGGGTACTACGAGCGGAGCCACGAGGAGGGGGAGTTCCGGTGCATGGGGTGCGtggggaggaagaggaagaggaagggcAGGAGCCAGGCCAGGAGGTTCCGGGACTGCATCAGCCTCGTGCACCACGCGCGCGACGCCAAGCACTGCGGGAGGCCGCTGGCGCACCGCGCGCTCGCCGCCGTCGTCTGCCGCGTGCTCGGCTGGGACGTCAAGCGGCTGCCCAGCATCGTCATCGACCCCCGCGGCACGCTCGGCCAGGCCCTCCTCGCTAGGGAGGGCGCGAGCGCTGCCGTGCAGGAAGCAAAG GACAATGTTGATGCTGGGGAGAATGGCCACAAGGATGCAGCAAAG GAGGATGTTGGTTTGGAGAAGAATGTCTCATTGACTGATGACAAGAAG GAGGATGTTGATAGTGCCATGAATGAGGGCCCCTTGAGTGATGGGGATGCGGCAAAG GAGGATGTTGACAGTCTAATGAATGAGGGCCCCTTGAGTGATGGGGATGCAGCAAAG GAGGATGTTGACAGTATAATGAATGACGGCCCCTTGAGTGATGGGGATGTGGCAAAG GAGGATGTTGATAAAGGGAAGATCGGTGCTCCAAGTAATATCAATGATGGAGAGGTCCATGACCAAGGGAATGGTACAGGAACTGTTGAAAAG GAGTATGATGTAGTGAAGGCCCCCGCGCCCACCCCTCCCAGAGGCTCCCGCGCCAGCACCGACAGGCGGAAGCGCCGCAAGATCAAGTGCCCCGACTCGCCCCTCGCGCCCTCCCTGCCTGCCCCCGTATCCCCTTCCTCCCGGCCCGACGCCACACTCTCCTCCCCTGCGCCCAGGCAGCAAGGGCGAGAGCCTTCTCCTTCCTTGCTTGCTCAGCAGGACGCCCTCCACGCCGCCGAGGCATTCTTCTCCAGGCGCGGCATGtcaggcgaggaggacgacgatgtCAACGAGGCGGCGGGGTTCTTCCTCGGGCTGTTTGAGCGGGACGCCACGCTAAGGGGATACTACGAGCGGAGCCACAAGGAGGGGGAGTTCCTGTGCATGGGGTGCGTGGGGATGAGTGTGAAGAGGGGTGGGTCCAGGAGGTTCCGGGACTGCGCCAGCCTCGTGCGGCATGCGCGCGCCGCCACGCGCTGTGGGAGGCTGCAGGCGCATCGCGCACTTGCCGGTGTTGTCTGCCGCGTGCTCGGCTGGAACATCAAGCGGCTGCCTAGTATCGTCATGGACCCCCGCGGCACGCTCGGGCAGGCCCTCCTCGTCAGGGAGGGCGAGTCCACCGCTCAGGAGGCAAAG GGGAATGTCAATATTGTGGATAATGATGACACGGATGCAGTGAAG GAAGATACAAATGATATACACCCACTGAGCTCCAAAGACACGAACGATATGGACCTGCTGAACTCCAAAGGCACGAACGATATGGACCTGCTGAACTCCAAAGACACACCTAAGGAGCTATGTAAAGCTGTCCAGGAG GAAGGTGCTATTGGCAATAAGCAGGAGCATGCTAAGAGTGCAGATGATATGGGGGACACTTGTAATGTCAGACTAGAAAACAATTCATCAAAG GAAGAAGCTGTTACAGAGAACAAGGAGGAGCATACTGACGGTGTTGTTGACTCTGGAGATGATACTGGTAACTTGGGAAACAATTTAACGGACTCATCAAag